GCCTGCGTCGGGCGCTGCGGACGCCGCGGGCCGACGCGCTCTACGAGCGCTACGCGTTCTTCCACGTCGCGGGAGCGCTGGCGGCGAGCGCCGCGGGCGTGCCGCTGATCCTGGAAGTGAACTACACCGCGGCGACGCCGCTCTACCGGCGCCGCAGCCGCCTGCTTCGCCCGATCGCGCGCGCCGCCGAGCGCTTCGTCTTCCGCCGCGCCCGGCTCATCGTGGCCGTATCGTCGGTGCTCCGCGACGCCATCGTGGCCGGCGGCATTCCCGCCGACCGCGTCCTGACGCTGCCCAACGCCGCCGATCCCGATCGATTCCGTCCCGAGATCTCGGGGGAGGCGGTGCGCGAGCGGCATGGGCTTCGCGGCGCCCGCGTCGTGGGCTTCACGGGGGCGTTCTTCCCCTGGCACGGCGTCGGGTTCCTGCTCGACGCGGTGGCGGCGCTCCTGCGCGAGATGCCCGAGGCGGCGGCCCTGCTGGTGGGGGACGGTCCCGAGCGGCCCCTCCTGGAGGAGCGCGTGCGCCGCGAGGGCCTCGAGGCGCGCGTGCGCTTCGCGGGATGGATCGGCCACGACGGACTCCCCGAGCACGTCGCCGCCTTCGACATCGCGGTGATGCCCGACTCCAACGAGTACGGCTCGCCGATGAAGATCTACGAGTACATGGCGATGGGGAAGCCGGTGGTGGCGCCGCGCCTGGGCCCGCTCGCGGACGGGATCGTGGATGGGGCGACGGGAATTCTCTTCCCGCGGCGGGACCCCGCCGCGCTGCGTGCGGCGCTGGCGTCGCTTTTGGGCGACGAAGCGCTCCGGGCGCGCATGGGGGCGAACGCCCGCGCGCACGTCCTGGCCCATCACACGTGGGACCGGAACGCGGCGCGGGTCCTGGAACGGATCGGCGCGTCCCCGCCCACGACGCCCGCCGGGGTCGGGGGACGCACTGCTGCGCCCTCGGGAACGTGATACTCTTAGGGGTATGAGAACGATGCGATGGGCCGTTCCGGCCCTCCTGATGGGCGTGTGCGCGGCGGCGTTCTGCGGGTCCCGGGAACAGGCCCGCGCCCAGGGGAGCTATATCCCCTCGCCGCCGGAGCAGGACTCGATCCTCTATCCGGAGCAGAAGCAGGATCCCCGGGTCGCGCCGCACGACGCGCACAACGCCTACACCAAGGACCCGTACTCGCCGAAGAACGAGAAGAAGGGGTTCGTCAACAACGACTACTTCTCGATCGCGGTGAACCCGACGGCCGCGCAGCTCATTCCGATCGTCGAGAACGGGCACCTGGGCTCAAAGAACAACCCGCGCGGCTTCTGGCCGCGCTACAACGAGGGGAACAAGGACCAGGCGTTCGGCGAGCTGAAATACGTCCTCTGGGTCTTCCCGAACCATCCCCGGGCGCTCCACCTGCTGGGGATGCTCTCCCGGGAGACCAACCAGCCCGCGATCCC
The window above is part of the Candidatus Binatia bacterium genome. Proteins encoded here:
- a CDS encoding glycosyltransferase family 4 protein translates to MRLVVDHRTQGQGVEGVHLLGMARAFERAGAEVVIVSPPGVEVGRPGAAPRKAPGLRGLWWMLAEHVPETLFELMEMVYNVPAYFRLRRALRTPRADALYERYAFFHVAGALAASAAGVPLILEVNYTAATPLYRRRSRLLRPIARAAERFVFRRARLIVAVSSVLRDAIVAGGIPADRVLTLPNAADPDRFRPEISGEAVRERHGLRGARVVGFTGAFFPWHGVGFLLDAVAALLREMPEAAALLVGDGPERPLLEERVRREGLEARVRFAGWIGHDGLPEHVAAFDIAVMPDSNEYGSPMKIYEYMAMGKPVVAPRLGPLADGIVDGATGILFPRRDPAALRAALASLLGDEALRARMGANARAHVLAHHTWDRNAARVLERIGASPPTTPAGVGGRTAAPSGT